The proteins below are encoded in one region of Clostridium estertheticum:
- a CDS encoding nitrogenase component 1, whose product MGKINLEDPAVTIREARLGSITGFNGTAGELVKCAHAGKLHDCSRSFSQCLDCTSGKAFCQLSMIKDAAIVNHAPIGCAGDFFGYNFVYRVGQMQRGLPSTIGRYFNTNLEERDTVFGAVGKLKSTVHKVYDRVHPKAIFITTSCASGIIGDDVEGAANELTEELGIPVVTCFCEGFKSKIWTTGFDAAYHSIVRKIVKPPRKKTNKVNIINFWGEHIFDEMLEKLGYKAEYIVPFTTISQLKYISEASATIEICPTLGTYLGAALEQVYGVPEMKSPPGYGIAGTDTWMRELGTVLNRKDEIEEIIKEEHKRIIPIIEEYRSIFKGKTAYLTAGAAHGHAIIALLRELGFEVQGAAIFHHDPVYDNGESTSDALAQDVKNYGDVKNYNVCNKQAYELVNILNRLKPDIMIARHGGMTLWGAKLGVPTLLIGDEQFGFGYQGVLNYAERIVETLDNKEFVTNLAKHSTMPYTKWWLEQDPFTFLGGNTNVELY is encoded by the coding sequence TGACTGTTCAAGAAGTTTTAGCCAGTGCCTAGACTGTACTTCGGGTAAGGCATTTTGTCAGCTTTCTATGATAAAGGATGCTGCAATTGTAAATCATGCACCAATAGGTTGTGCAGGAGACTTCTTTGGATATAATTTTGTGTACAGGGTAGGACAGATGCAAAGAGGACTCCCGTCTACAATCGGAAGATATTTCAATACAAATCTTGAAGAAAGGGATACTGTATTTGGGGCAGTAGGAAAACTTAAAAGCACAGTTCATAAGGTATACGATAGAGTACATCCGAAGGCAATATTTATTACAACTTCTTGTGCATCTGGAATAATAGGTGACGATGTTGAGGGCGCAGCAAATGAACTTACTGAGGAACTTGGTATACCAGTTGTTACATGTTTTTGTGAAGGATTTAAGTCTAAAATTTGGACAACAGGTTTTGATGCAGCATACCATTCAATTGTTAGAAAAATAGTAAAACCACCAAGAAAGAAAACAAATAAAGTAAATATAATAAATTTTTGGGGAGAACATATTTTTGATGAGATGCTGGAGAAACTTGGATATAAAGCAGAATATATTGTTCCTTTTACAACGATATCTCAGTTAAAGTATATTTCAGAAGCATCAGCGACTATTGAGATTTGCCCAACACTTGGAACATATTTAGGAGCAGCACTTGAACAAGTATATGGAGTGCCAGAAATGAAATCTCCACCTGGTTATGGAATAGCTGGAACTGATACATGGATGAGAGAACTTGGCACAGTACTTAATAGAAAAGACGAAATAGAAGAAATTATAAAAGAGGAACACAAAAGAATTATTCCGATAATAGAAGAATACCGTTCAATATTTAAGGGGAAAACAGCATATCTTACAGCTGGAGCCGCTCATGGTCATGCTATCATCGCACTACTTCGTGAATTAGGATTTGAGGTTCAAGGTGCAGCTATTTTCCATCACGACCCAGTATATGACAATGGAGAAAGTACATCTGATGCGTTAGCTCAAGATGTTAAAAATTATGGTGATGTTAAGAATTATAATGTTTGTAACAAGCAAGCATATGAGCTTGTAAATATTTTAAATAGATTAAAGCCTGATATTATGATAGCAAGGCATGGAGGAATGACACTTTGGGGGGCAAAACTCGGAGTTCCTACTTTATTAATCGGCGATGAACAGTTCGGTTTTGGGTATCAGGGAGTACTCAACTATGCTGAGAGAATAGTTGAGACTCTTGATAATAAAGAATTTGTAACTAATTTAGCAAAACATAGTACTATGCCATATACAAAATGGTGGCTTGAGCAAGATCCATTTACTTTTCTAGGAGGTAATACTAATGTCGAACTTTATTGA
- a CDS encoding nitrogenase component 1, with protein MSNFIEQPRYSCALGAQQTVVAIKKAVPILHSGPGCSGKISSLIGQGEGYAGGNTIPCTNAGETEVIFGGEDKLRSVIEGAFKVIDAELYVVLTGCTSDIVGDDIESVTTEYQKQGKIIVYAETGGFKSNNYVSHDIVVNAIIDQYVDKYKTKVKIEKGLVNVFVTIPYQDPYWNGNLEEIKRVLEGIGLKVNILFGHESGGIEEWKTIPNAQFNIVVSTWVGLNTAKHLEEKYGTPYVHFPYLPIGGGETSKFLHQVSEFAKLDKIIAEAFIKKEEEKFYSYIERTADFMLEFRYGLPRRFYTILDASYSIGFSKFLLNELGIIPAKQFIIDDTPEEYREAIIEQFNKISEFRSSKVEFQVDGGEVQEEIRKDNNKNRALILGSGWDRDLATDIGADLLIVSVPVAYRLTLNCGYAGYNGGLRAIEDIYDGVLNTYR; from the coding sequence ATGTCGAACTTTATTGAACAACCAAGGTATTCTTGTGCATTAGGAGCGCAACAGACTGTAGTTGCTATTAAAAAAGCTGTCCCAATTTTGCATTCAGGGCCAGGGTGTAGTGGGAAAATTAGTAGCCTTATAGGTCAGGGGGAAGGATATGCAGGCGGAAATACAATACCATGTACTAATGCCGGTGAGACTGAAGTCATTTTTGGTGGAGAAGATAAGCTTAGAAGTGTAATTGAAGGGGCATTTAAGGTAATAGATGCAGAACTTTATGTTGTTCTTACTGGATGCACTTCTGATATTGTTGGTGACGATATAGAAAGTGTAACTACTGAATATCAAAAACAAGGAAAAATCATTGTATACGCTGAGACAGGTGGTTTTAAAAGTAATAATTATGTCAGTCACGATATTGTTGTAAATGCCATAATTGATCAATATGTTGATAAATATAAAACAAAAGTTAAAATTGAAAAAGGCTTAGTAAATGTATTTGTTACAATTCCTTATCAAGATCCCTATTGGAACGGTAACCTTGAAGAAATAAAAAGAGTTCTTGAAGGAATAGGACTTAAGGTAAACATTCTTTTTGGGCATGAATCTGGTGGAATAGAAGAATGGAAAACCATACCTAATGCTCAATTTAATATTGTTGTAAGTACTTGGGTGGGATTAAATACTGCAAAGCATCTTGAAGAAAAATATGGTACTCCATATGTACATTTCCCTTACCTTCCTATTGGGGGCGGAGAAACTTCTAAATTCTTACACCAGGTAAGCGAATTTGCAAAGCTTGATAAAATAATTGCTGAAGCATTTATAAAGAAGGAGGAAGAAAAATTTTATTCATACATTGAAAGGACAGCTGATTTTATGCTTGAATTTAGGTATGGTCTCCCACGAAGGTTCTATACTATTCTCGATGCATCTTATTCAATTGGATTTTCAAAGTTTCTTCTTAATGAGCTAGGTATAATACCTGCAAAGCAATTTATAATTGATGATACTCCCGAGGAATATAGGGAAGCTATAATAGAACAGTTTAATAAAATATCTGAATTTAGATCTTCAAAGGTTGAATTTCAAGTTGATGGAGGTGAGGTGCAAGAGGAAATAAGGAAAGATAATAATAAAAATCGAGCACTCATACTAGGGAGTGGTTGGGACCGGGATCTTGCAACAGATATAGGCGCGGACCTTCTTATTGTTAGTGTTCCGGTAGCATATAGGCTTACACTAAACTGTGGATATGCAGGTTATAATGGTGGACTTAGAGCTATTGAGGACATATATGACGGAGTATTAAATACTTATAGATAA